One window from the genome of Comamonas sp. lk encodes:
- the murF gene encoding UDP-N-acetylmuramoyl-tripeptide--D-alanyl-D-alanine ligase, with protein sequence MMTLAKALELIQTHIPAARLIGDGQTVLARVHTDTRTLQPGDLFVALKGERFDAHSFLPQAQAAGAAAAIASHGLSEAGISGIEVPDTLLALGALARAWRAQFDLPLIAVTGSNGKTTVTQMVASILRTHAGEAALATRGNFNNSIGMPLNLLRMSGEHRIAVLEMGMNHPGEIAELAAIGQPTVALVNNAQREHQEFMHTVEAVARENGSVLSFLPQNGTAIFPAGDTYTALWTELAAGRPSLMFGQAEDGAQVFASDVVWSNGAWAFELHTPQGKAGVQLHIAGRHNVRNALAAAACAHAAGVPLAAIAQGLTAFEPVTGRSRALSVTVGGKSVTVVDDSYNANPDSVAAAIEVLSELPAPQLLVLGDMGEVGDNGPQFHAEAGALAQQQGIHQFFALGEQSAFAVAAFGAGATHFDSMQALQEAVCKVLPQVGSVLVKGSRFMKMEQVVQAIEACASKVQGNSKEAACC encoded by the coding sequence ATGATGACCTTGGCAAAAGCGCTGGAGCTGATCCAGACGCATATCCCCGCAGCCCGTTTGATCGGTGACGGTCAGACCGTGCTTGCGCGGGTGCACACCGATACCCGTACGCTGCAGCCCGGCGACCTGTTTGTGGCCTTGAAGGGCGAGCGTTTTGACGCCCACAGCTTTCTGCCTCAGGCGCAAGCGGCTGGCGCTGCCGCCGCCATTGCCAGCCATGGGCTGAGCGAAGCAGGCATCAGCGGCATCGAAGTGCCGGACACCTTGCTGGCCCTGGGCGCACTGGCCCGTGCCTGGCGCGCCCAGTTCGATCTGCCTTTGATTGCCGTGACCGGCAGCAATGGCAAGACCACGGTGACGCAGATGGTTGCTTCCATACTGCGCACCCATGCTGGTGAGGCCGCTCTGGCCACCCGCGGCAACTTCAACAACTCCATTGGCATGCCGCTGAACCTGCTGCGCATGAGCGGCGAGCACCGCATTGCCGTGCTGGAGATGGGCATGAACCACCCCGGCGAAATTGCCGAGCTGGCCGCTATCGGCCAGCCCACGGTGGCCTTGGTGAACAACGCCCAGCGCGAGCACCAGGAGTTCATGCACACGGTGGAAGCCGTGGCGCGTGAGAACGGTTCGGTGCTGAGCTTTCTGCCCCAGAACGGCACGGCCATCTTTCCTGCCGGTGATACCTACACCGCGCTATGGACCGAGCTGGCGGCAGGCCGCCCCAGCCTGATGTTTGGGCAAGCCGAAGACGGTGCCCAGGTGTTTGCCAGCGATGTGGTCTGGAGCAACGGTGCCTGGGCTTTCGAGCTGCATACGCCGCAAGGCAAGGCTGGCGTGCAGCTGCATATCGCCGGTCGCCACAACGTGCGCAATGCCCTGGCCGCAGCGGCCTGTGCCCATGCGGCCGGTGTGCCGCTGGCGGCCATTGCACAGGGGCTGACGGCGTTCGAGCCGGTGACGGGTCGCTCGCGTGCGCTGTCGGTAACGGTTGGCGGCAAGAGCGTGACCGTGGTGGACGACAGCTATAACGCCAACCCCGATTCCGTGGCTGCCGCCATCGAGGTGCTCAGCGAGCTGCCGGCGCCGCAATTGCTGGTGCTGGGCGATATGGGCGAGGTGGGCGACAACGGCCCGCAGTTCCATGCCGAAGCCGGTGCGCTGGCGCAGCAACAAGGCATTCACCAGTTCTTTGCTCTGGGTGAGCAAAGCGCTTTCGCCGTGGCCGCCTTTGGCGCCGGGGCTACTCATTTCGATAGCATGCAGGCGCTTCAAGAGGCTGTGTGCAAGGTATTGCCCCAGGTGGGCAGCGTGTTGGTCAAAGGTTCGCGGTTCATGAAGATGGAGCAAGTGGTGCAGGCGATCGAAGCCTGCGCAAGCAAGGTGCAGGGCAACTCCAAGGAGGCCGCATGCTGCTGA
- a CDS encoding UDP-N-acetylmuramoyl-L-alanyl-D-glutamate--2,6-diaminopimelate ligase, with the protein MSTSQHFPIQHLNTAADAVAWLRARVPGDLQTDSRKVKTGDAFIAWPGAATDGRAFVARALEQGAAAVLVEAQGLEAFALQGDRIAALPGLKAATGPIADQWFVHPSGELDVLAVTGTNGKTTTAWWLAYALSKVKLKARMGCALVGTLGVGVPPDLEYTGLTTPDPVRLQRAFREYADAGLAACAIEASSIGIVEHRMDGTKIRVALFTNFTQDHLDYHGSMDAYWQAKAQLFSWPGLQAAVINIDDAHGARLWAKLQAGALDVWSVSIQGPARLQAKDIRLGEQGLCFTVLEAGHSLRMNTRLVGQYNVSNLLGVLAALRSLGLSLDEAVAACADLEPVPGRMQQIVQADQPLVAVDYAHTPDALEKALRALQPAAQQRGGKLWCVFGCGGDRDNTKRPLMGQAAQTYADCVLVTSDNPRSEVPDRIIDQILAGMQPGENLHVQADRAAAIAQALAHADARDVVLIAGKGHEDYQETNGVRQPFSDMAQAQLALAAREGKKRS; encoded by the coding sequence ATGAGTACTTCCCAACATTTCCCCATTCAACATCTGAACACGGCTGCTGACGCCGTGGCCTGGCTGCGCGCACGCGTACCGGGTGATCTGCAGACCGACAGCCGCAAGGTCAAGACTGGCGATGCCTTCATTGCCTGGCCCGGCGCGGCCACCGATGGTCGGGCCTTTGTGGCTCGCGCGCTGGAGCAGGGTGCGGCTGCCGTGCTGGTCGAGGCGCAAGGTCTGGAAGCTTTTGCGCTGCAAGGCGACAGGATTGCCGCTTTGCCGGGACTCAAGGCCGCCACCGGCCCGATTGCCGACCAGTGGTTTGTCCATCCCAGCGGCGAGCTGGATGTGCTGGCCGTGACCGGCACCAACGGCAAGACGACGACCGCCTGGTGGCTGGCTTACGCACTATCCAAAGTGAAGCTGAAAGCGCGCATGGGTTGTGCGCTGGTAGGCACTTTGGGTGTGGGTGTTCCGCCGGATCTGGAATATACGGGGCTGACCACGCCCGATCCCGTGCGCCTGCAGCGGGCCTTCCGTGAGTATGCCGATGCCGGGCTGGCAGCCTGTGCCATCGAAGCCTCGTCCATAGGTATCGTCGAGCACCGCATGGACGGCACGAAGATCCGCGTGGCCTTGTTCACCAATTTCACGCAAGACCATCTGGACTACCACGGCAGCATGGATGCCTATTGGCAAGCCAAGGCCCAGCTGTTTTCCTGGCCCGGCTTGCAGGCGGCAGTGATCAATATCGATGACGCGCATGGCGCCAGGCTCTGGGCCAAGCTGCAGGCAGGGGCGCTGGATGTCTGGAGTGTTTCCATTCAAGGCCCGGCCCGCCTGCAGGCCAAGGACATCCGCCTGGGCGAGCAAGGTCTGTGCTTTACGGTGCTGGAAGCCGGCCACAGCCTGCGCATGAATACGCGCCTGGTCGGCCAGTACAACGTTTCCAATCTGCTGGGCGTGCTGGCAGCCTTGCGCAGCCTGGGTCTGAGTCTGGATGAGGCCGTGGCTGCCTGTGCCGATCTGGAGCCCGTGCCCGGTCGCATGCAGCAAATCGTGCAGGCCGATCAGCCGCTGGTGGCTGTGGATTATGCCCATACGCCCGATGCGCTGGAAAAAGCCCTGCGCGCCTTGCAACCTGCGGCTCAGCAACGCGGCGGCAAGCTGTGGTGCGTGTTTGGCTGTGGCGGCGACCGCGACAACACCAAGCGTCCGCTCATGGGACAGGCTGCCCAAACCTATGCCGACTGCGTGCTCGTCACCAGTGACAACCCGCGCAGCGAAGTGCCTGACCGCATCATCGACCAGATTCTGGCCGGCATGCAGCCGGGTGAAAACCTGCATGTCCAGGCCGACCGCGCGGCGGCCATTGCCCAGGCGCTTGCCCATGCCGATGCACGCGATGTGGTGCTGATTGCTGGCAAGGGACATGAGGATTATCAGGAGACGAATGGCGTGCGCCAGCCGTTCTCCGACATGGCTCAGGCGCAGCTGGCGCTTGCAGCCCGCGAAGGAAAGAAACGGTCATGA
- a CDS encoding penicillin-binding protein 2: MTRSVLYTTSPLLASKTPLWRSKMIVAMLALGFVGLGARAAYVQVFGNDFFKRQGLVRFARTLELPANRGRLLDRNGLILASSVPAASIWAIPEDVDLNDPEIKQKLQQAAKLMDVPLATLIDKLDDEDKTFVWIKRQLDWEVGQKIVALNIKGIYNRKEYKRQYPEGESAAHIVGFTNVEDHGQEGMELGFDKELAGKPGSRRVIKDRLGRVVEGVGEEVPPQDGQDIQLSVDSKIQYYAYQKLKQQVETFKAKAGSVVVMDAHTGELLALANYPSYDPGHRKNLTGEQLRNRALTDTFEPGSTMKPLTIATALELKRVKPSTIIDTAPGRYTVTGSTITDTHNYGALSVEGVIQKSSNVGATKVAQKLSPQEMWEFFSAVGFGQKPQIQFPGAVSGRLRAWKTWKPIEQATMSYGYGLSASLFQMARSYTVFSNDGNIIPGTILKVNEPPVGVRVFSAENAAEVRHMLWLAAGPGGTGQKAQAEGYTIGGKSGTARKQVGKNYAAGKYRAWFTGMAPIDKPRIIVAVMVDEPTVGSYYGGTVAGPVFADVVQQSLRLMGVQPDKEVKPQIVAAPAEEPVL; this comes from the coding sequence ATGACACGCAGCGTGCTCTACACCACCAGCCCTTTGCTGGCGTCCAAGACGCCGCTTTGGCGCAGCAAGATGATTGTGGCCATGCTTGCCCTGGGCTTTGTGGGCCTGGGCGCTCGCGCGGCCTATGTGCAGGTGTTTGGCAATGACTTCTTCAAGCGCCAGGGCCTGGTGCGCTTTGCGCGCACGCTGGAGCTGCCCGCCAATCGCGGCCGCCTGCTGGATCGCAACGGACTGATTCTGGCCTCCAGCGTTCCCGCCGCCAGCATCTGGGCGATTCCCGAAGACGTGGATTTGAACGACCCCGAGATCAAGCAAAAGCTGCAGCAAGCGGCCAAGCTGATGGACGTGCCGCTGGCCACGCTGATAGACAAGCTGGATGACGAGGACAAGACTTTTGTCTGGATCAAGCGTCAGCTGGACTGGGAAGTGGGTCAGAAGATTGTGGCGCTCAACATCAAGGGCATCTACAACCGCAAGGAATACAAGCGCCAGTACCCCGAAGGCGAGTCTGCCGCCCACATCGTGGGCTTTACCAATGTGGAAGACCACGGCCAGGAAGGCATGGAGCTGGGCTTCGACAAGGAGCTGGCCGGCAAGCCCGGTTCGCGCCGCGTGATCAAGGACCGTTTGGGCCGCGTGGTGGAAGGCGTGGGCGAGGAAGTGCCGCCGCAGGACGGGCAGGACATCCAGCTGTCTGTGGACAGCAAGATCCAGTACTACGCCTACCAGAAGCTCAAGCAGCAGGTCGAGACCTTCAAGGCCAAGGCCGGCAGCGTGGTGGTCATGGATGCGCATACCGGCGAATTGCTGGCCCTGGCCAACTATCCCAGTTACGACCCCGGTCATCGCAAGAATCTGACCGGCGAGCAGCTGCGCAACCGCGCGCTGACCGACACGTTCGAGCCGGGCTCGACCATGAAGCCTTTGACCATCGCCACGGCGCTGGAGCTCAAGCGCGTCAAGCCCTCGACCATCATCGATACCGCACCCGGCCGCTATACCGTGACTGGCTCCACCATTACCGACACGCACAACTACGGCGCGCTGTCGGTCGAAGGCGTGATCCAGAAGTCCAGCAACGTGGGTGCGACCAAGGTGGCGCAAAAGCTGTCGCCTCAGGAAATGTGGGAATTCTTCAGCGCCGTGGGTTTCGGCCAGAAGCCGCAGATCCAGTTCCCCGGTGCAGTTTCCGGGCGTTTGCGTGCCTGGAAGACCTGGAAGCCTATCGAGCAAGCCACCATGTCCTACGGCTACGGCCTGTCGGCGTCGCTGTTCCAGATGGCGCGCTCCTATACCGTGTTCTCCAATGACGGCAACATCATTCCAGGCACCATCCTGAAGGTCAACGAACCTCCGGTGGGCGTGCGCGTGTTCTCGGCCGAGAACGCCGCCGAGGTGCGCCACATGCTGTGGCTGGCTGCCGGCCCCGGTGGTACCGGGCAAAAGGCGCAGGCAGAGGGCTACACCATTGGTGGCAAGTCGGGTACGGCCCGTAAACAGGTGGGCAAGAACTATGCCGCCGGCAAATACCGCGCCTGGTTCACCGGCATGGCTCCCATAGACAAGCCGCGCATCATCGTCGCCGTCATGGTGGATGAACCCACGGTGGGGTCCTACTACGGCGGTACCGTTGCCGGTCCCGTCTTTGCCGATGTGGTGCAGCAGTCGCTGCGATTAATGGGCGTTCAGCCCGACAAGGAAGTCAAGCCTCAGATTGTGGCCGCCCCGGCTGAGGAGCCTGTGCTATGA
- the ftsL gene encoding cell division protein FtsL, with protein sequence MLRLNLLLLVTVMASAIFLVQTQYESRKLFTELDRAEAEARRLATDQLRLQVEKRAQATPQRIETLAREKLQMKPASPGISQYVKDGLASAGAVR encoded by the coding sequence ATGCTGCGCCTGAACCTGTTGCTGCTCGTGACCGTGATGGCCAGCGCCATCTTTCTGGTGCAAACCCAGTATGAGTCGCGCAAGCTGTTCACCGAGCTGGACCGTGCCGAAGCCGAGGCGCGCCGCCTGGCCACGGACCAGCTGCGCCTGCAGGTGGAAAAGCGTGCCCAGGCCACGCCTCAGCGTATAGAGACGCTGGCGCGCGAGAAGCTGCAGATGAAGCCCGCTTCGCCGGGCATCTCGCAATACGTGAAGGATGGTCTGGCCAGTGCGGGAGCGGTGCGATGA
- the rsmH gene encoding 16S rRNA (cytosine(1402)-N(4))-methyltransferase RsmH, translated as MNQPLQHITVLLNEAVDAMLGGVSAQPAGQWVDATFGRGGHSRLLLQRLGPDARLIAFDKDLDAIAEAARITDARFSIRHEGFKHLGELPEASVQGVLMDLGVSSPQIDNPDRGFSFRFDGPLDMRMDTTRGQSVAEWLEDAEVQQIAEVIRDYGEERFAGPIAKAIVARRESQGALRTTAELAQLVAGAVKTREAGQNPATRTFQALRIFINAELQELEQALEASLRVLAPGGRLVVISFHSLEDRIVKQFIAKHSKEVYDRRAPFALPTPMRLKALDRIKPSVAEVDGNPRSRSAVMRVAERTEVPA; from the coding sequence GTGAATCAGCCGTTGCAACACATCACCGTTTTGCTCAATGAGGCCGTGGACGCAATGCTGGGTGGCGTGTCCGCGCAACCCGCAGGTCAGTGGGTGGATGCAACGTTCGGGCGCGGAGGCCATTCCCGCCTGCTCCTGCAGAGGTTGGGGCCGGACGCAAGACTGATTGCGTTCGACAAGGATTTGGACGCAATCGCTGAAGCGGCGCGCATCACCGATGCGCGTTTTTCGATTCGGCACGAAGGGTTCAAGCACCTGGGCGAGTTGCCAGAGGCCAGCGTGCAAGGCGTGCTGATGGACCTGGGGGTGAGCTCGCCCCAGATCGACAACCCGGACCGAGGCTTCAGCTTCCGTTTTGACGGACCACTGGATATGCGCATGGACACCACGCGTGGTCAGAGCGTGGCCGAGTGGCTCGAAGATGCGGAAGTGCAGCAGATTGCGGAGGTGATACGTGACTACGGTGAAGAACGGTTTGCTGGCCCCATTGCAAAGGCGATTGTTGCGAGGCGCGAGAGCCAGGGGGCACTTCGCACCACCGCCGAGCTTGCCCAGCTCGTGGCTGGCGCAGTCAAGACCCGCGAGGCTGGGCAAAATCCGGCAACACGCACCTTCCAGGCTCTTCGGATTTTCATCAATGCCGAGCTTCAGGAGCTCGAACAGGCACTAGAGGCCAGCCTGCGTGTGCTGGCTCCGGGCGGTCGACTGGTGGTCATCAGCTTTCACTCGCTGGAAGACCGCATCGTCAAGCAGTTCATCGCCAAGCATTCCAAAGAGGTGTACGACCGCCGCGCGCCCTTTGCCTTGCCTACGCCCATGCGCCTGAAGGCGCTGGACCGCATCAAGCCCAGCGTGGCTGAAGTCGACGGCAATCCGCGTTCACGCTCTGCCGTGATGCGCGTTGCCGAGCGCACAGAGGTGCCTGCATGA
- the mraZ gene encoding division/cell wall cluster transcriptional repressor MraZ produces MFQGASSLHLDGKGRLSVPTRHRDALMSMAEGQVTFTKHPHGCLMLFPRPEWLEFRERIAQMPMNAQWWKRIFLGNAMDAEMDGTGRLLVSPELRQAAGLTKEVVLLGMGNHFELWDKATYEAREAQAMQEEMPAAFQDFVF; encoded by the coding sequence GTGTTTCAAGGGGCGTCTTCTCTGCATCTCGATGGAAAGGGGCGGCTTTCAGTGCCGACCCGGCATCGTGACGCCCTGATGTCCATGGCCGAAGGTCAGGTGACCTTCACCAAGCACCCCCACGGTTGCCTGATGTTGTTCCCCCGCCCTGAGTGGCTGGAGTTTCGCGAACGTATTGCCCAGATGCCCATGAACGCCCAGTGGTGGAAACGCATTTTTCTGGGCAATGCCATGGACGCTGAAATGGATGGAACCGGCCGTTTGCTGGTTTCGCCCGAATTGCGCCAGGCCGCAGGCCTGACCAAGGAAGTCGTGCTGCTGGGAATGGGCAACCATTTCGAGCTGTGGGACAAGGCCACTTATGAGGCACGTGAAGCGCAAGCCATGCAGGAAGAAATGCCTGCGGCTTTCCAGGATTTTGTTTTTTAG
- the hslU gene encoding ATP-dependent protease ATPase subunit HslU: MSSAMTPQEIVSELDNHIVGQSGAKRAVAIALRNRWRRQQVADGLRQEITPKNILMIGPTGVGKTEIARRLAKLADAPFIKVEATKFTEVGYVGKDVDAIIRDLAEIAVKQTREADMKKMRARAEDAAEDRILDVLVPQARTGEAAADNTARQVFRKKLREGQLSDKEIEIDIAEALPQVQIMGPQGMDEMAEQLRGMFSQMGQEKRKTRKLKIAEALKLLTDEEAAKMVNEEDVKTRAIANAEQNGIVFIDEIDKVATRQESSGSDVSRQGVQRDLLPLVEGTSVSTKYGVVKTDHILFIASGAFHLSKPSDLIPELQGRFPIRVELDSLSVQDFEAILMQTHASLVKQYQALLATEGVTLEFKPEAITRLATIAFDVNERTENIGARRLATVMERLLDEVSFDAVKLSGQSVVIDAAYVNQRLQVLSQDEDLSRFIL; this comes from the coding sequence ATGTCTTCTGCCATGACTCCTCAGGAGATCGTCTCCGAGCTGGACAACCATATCGTGGGCCAGTCCGGCGCCAAGCGCGCCGTGGCGATTGCGTTGCGCAACCGCTGGCGTCGCCAGCAGGTCGCGGACGGCCTGCGCCAGGAAATCACGCCCAAGAACATTTTGATGATTGGCCCCACCGGCGTGGGCAAGACCGAGATTGCGCGCCGCCTGGCCAAGTTGGCCGATGCGCCTTTCATCAAGGTCGAAGCCACCAAGTTCACCGAGGTGGGCTATGTGGGCAAGGATGTGGACGCCATCATCCGTGATCTGGCCGAAATCGCCGTCAAGCAGACCCGCGAAGCGGACATGAAGAAAATGCGTGCCCGTGCCGAAGATGCGGCCGAGGATCGCATTCTCGATGTGCTGGTGCCCCAGGCGCGTACCGGCGAAGCGGCGGCAGACAATACGGCGCGTCAGGTGTTCCGCAAAAAGCTGCGCGAAGGCCAGCTGAGCGATAAGGAAATCGAGATCGACATTGCCGAGGCGCTGCCCCAGGTGCAGATCATGGGTCCGCAAGGCATGGACGAGATGGCCGAGCAGCTGCGCGGCATGTTCAGTCAGATGGGCCAGGAAAAGCGCAAGACGCGCAAGCTCAAGATTGCCGAGGCCCTGAAGCTTCTGACCGACGAAGAAGCAGCCAAGATGGTCAACGAGGAAGACGTCAAGACCCGTGCCATTGCGAACGCCGAGCAAAACGGCATTGTCTTCATCGACGAGATCGACAAGGTCGCCACCCGCCAGGAAAGCAGCGGCTCCGATGTTTCCCGCCAGGGCGTGCAGCGCGATCTGCTGCCGCTGGTGGAAGGCACCAGCGTCTCCACCAAGTACGGTGTAGTCAAGACCGATCACATCCTCTTCATCGCCTCGGGCGCGTTCCACCTGTCCAAGCCCAGCGATCTGATCCCCGAGCTGCAGGGCCGCTTTCCCATTCGCGTGGAATTGGATTCGCTGTCGGTCCAGGACTTCGAGGCCATCCTCATGCAAACTCACGCCTCCCTGGTCAAGCAGTACCAGGCGCTGCTGGCGACCGAAGGCGTGACGCTGGAGTTCAAGCCTGAGGCCATCACCCGCCTGGCGACGATTGCTTTCGACGTCAACGAGCGCACCGAGAACATCGGCGCGCGCCGTCTGGCCACCGTGATGGAGCGTCTGCTTGACGAAGTCAGCTTCGATGCCGTCAAGCTTTCCGGTCAGTCCGTGGTGATCGATGCGGCCTATGTGAATCAGCGCCTGCAAGTGCTGAGCCAGGACGAGGATTTGTCGCGTTTCATTTTGTAA
- the hslV gene encoding ATP-dependent protease subunit HslV yields MEQFHGTTILSVRRQTPEGVQVAIGGDGQVTLGNIVVKGTARKVRKLYHGKVLAGFAGATADAFTLFERFEAKLEKHQGHLTRAAIELTKDWRTDRVLRRLEAMLAVADATTSLIITGNGDVLEPEQGIVSIGSGGAYAHSAAKALLNNTELSAEDVVRKSLGIAGELCIYTNMNHTIETL; encoded by the coding sequence ATGGAACAGTTTCACGGCACCACCATTTTGAGCGTGCGCCGCCAGACCCCCGAAGGCGTGCAAGTCGCCATCGGTGGCGATGGTCAGGTCACATTGGGCAACATCGTCGTCAAGGGCACAGCGCGCAAGGTGCGCAAGCTCTACCACGGCAAGGTGCTGGCCGGCTTTGCCGGCGCCACCGCCGATGCCTTCACCCTGTTTGAGCGCTTTGAAGCCAAGCTGGAAAAGCACCAGGGCCATCTGACCCGCGCCGCCATCGAACTCACCAAGGACTGGCGTACCGACCGTGTGCTGCGCCGCCTCGAGGCCATGCTGGCCGTGGCCGATGCCACCACGTCTCTCATCATTACCGGCAATGGCGATGTGCTGGAGCCCGAGCAAGGCATTGTGTCCATAGGCTCCGGTGGTGCTTATGCGCACTCGGCCGCCAAGGCGCTGCTCAACAACACCGAGCTGTCGGCCGAGGACGTGGTGCGCAAATCGCTGGGCATTGCCGGCGAACTGTGCATCTACACCAATATGAATCACACCATAGAAACGCTGTAA
- a CDS encoding STAS domain-containing protein — MAIDETKLNGLLSKVARFVRHPTVNWSDLDNLNQEEPESQYSKQALKEMIERKRQNDFVRKREFEQLRKLRASQLAQQAQGNQPKLMPSLGSTMPGAPSSVLQTLNSNMGERAVTLKKIDEIEAQMSQQWWRGKQASDATTMPMPLPAGGNPTPASFRAPPPGATVPLLNNVVPGELPLPGQAGSGFEPTRPMDLAASAPASILGRGALLGETEFAAGFAPTEVSGPAPDNMIPPSFVRFEHDWELEEAAIVFANGDAKMAQALLQALLDSRSADLPRQLPVWLALLDLYRAAGWQAEFDESAVDFASRFGRSAPQWFAMPQEHGGLSAVAELEGDANPAASGLNWTAPAQLTLSGLQALHVAKSRSPAPWALDWSALQSLDAGVMRPMHALVMQWADEGGALAFTGVEQLQAVLRALTPSGAREVDTGWWHLRLALLRLMHMQDDFELTALDYCVTYEVSPPPWVDPVCAFSHDGAVQDVFALDSRMLIPDTLVPPMLGRDLPHRFALQGVIEGDALPWLTSIQEQAHLGETISINCARLVRMDFAAAGSVLNWTSSMQALGHVLQFSQLHQLVAVFFNVVGIQEHAQVQPRHD; from the coding sequence ATGGCTATAGATGAGACCAAGTTGAACGGATTGCTATCCAAGGTGGCGCGCTTTGTGCGCCACCCCACGGTCAATTGGTCCGATCTGGACAATCTGAACCAGGAAGAGCCGGAAAGCCAGTACAGCAAGCAGGCGCTCAAGGAAATGATTGAGCGCAAGCGCCAGAACGATTTTGTGCGCAAGCGTGAGTTCGAGCAGCTGCGCAAATTGCGGGCATCTCAACTGGCTCAGCAGGCCCAGGGCAACCAGCCAAAGCTGATGCCCTCGCTGGGCTCCACCATGCCTGGAGCACCCAGTTCGGTCTTGCAGACATTGAATAGCAATATGGGTGAGCGGGCGGTGACGCTCAAGAAGATCGACGAGATCGAGGCTCAGATGTCCCAGCAGTGGTGGCGCGGCAAACAAGCCTCGGATGCCACCACCATGCCCATGCCTTTGCCTGCAGGGGGCAATCCCACACCCGCCTCGTTCAGAGCGCCGCCGCCAGGGGCTACCGTGCCCTTGCTCAACAATGTGGTGCCCGGTGAGTTGCCTTTACCCGGTCAGGCCGGTAGCGGATTCGAGCCCACAAGACCCATGGATCTGGCAGCCTCTGCGCCGGCTTCCATTCTGGGTCGTGGTGCTTTGCTTGGCGAAACCGAATTCGCAGCGGGCTTTGCCCCGACCGAGGTCTCGGGCCCTGCACCGGATAATATGATTCCGCCTTCGTTTGTGCGCTTCGAGCACGACTGGGAGCTGGAAGAAGCTGCCATTGTCTTTGCCAATGGCGACGCGAAAATGGCCCAGGCCTTGTTGCAGGCCTTGCTGGACAGCCGCAGCGCCGATCTGCCCAGGCAGTTGCCGGTCTGGCTGGCGCTGCTGGATCTGTACCGTGCGGCAGGCTGGCAGGCCGAGTTTGACGAGAGCGCCGTGGATTTCGCCTCGCGCTTTGGTCGTTCGGCTCCGCAATGGTTTGCCATGCCGCAGGAGCATGGCGGTCTGAGCGCCGTGGCAGAGCTTGAGGGCGATGCGAATCCGGCAGCATCCGGCTTGAACTGGACGGCGCCTGCGCAACTGACGCTCTCCGGTCTGCAGGCCTTGCACGTGGCCAAATCCCGCAGTCCGGCCCCCTGGGCGCTGGACTGGAGTGCGCTGCAATCCCTGGATGCCGGTGTGATGCGGCCCATGCACGCCCTGGTGATGCAATGGGCCGATGAGGGCGGCGCGCTGGCGTTTACCGGCGTAGAACAGTTGCAGGCGGTGCTGCGGGCGCTGACGCCTTCCGGCGCGCGCGAGGTGGACACCGGCTGGTGGCATTTGCGTCTGGCCTTGTTGCGCCTCATGCACATGCAGGACGACTTCGAGCTGACCGCACTGGACTATTGCGTGACCTATGAAGTCTCGCCGCCGCCCTGGGTGGACCCGGTATGTGCTTTCTCGCATGACGGCGCGGTGCAGGATGTGTTCGCGCTGGACAGCCGCATGCTGATACCCGATACCTTGGTACCGCCGATGTTGGGGCGCGATCTGCCGCATCGATTTGCGCTGCAAGGCGTGATCGAGGGCGATGCCCTGCCGTGGCTGACTTCAATCCAGGAGCAGGCCCATCTGGGCGAGACCATTTCCATCAATTGCGCCCGTCTGGTGCGCATGGATTTTGCGGCCGCCGGTTCGGTGCTCAACTGGACCTCGTCCATGCAGGCGCTGGGCCATGTGCTGCAGTTCAGCCAGTTGCACCAGCTGGTGGCGGTGTTCTTCAACGTGGTCGGCATACAGGAGCACGCTCAGGTGCAGCCTCGCCACGACTGA